The Rouxiella sp. WC2420 region CCGCATTGGGAAATCGTAAAATATCTCGCCAATACAGTTCCCTGGCCCTTTCCCGATCACGGGGCACATAATTATGTCAATAATGTAGCGCTCGCGGCTGTTGCCCAGGGAACGGGATGGTTCTGGACCTTGCGTCGCAAGGAGGATCCCTCCGAGCTGATAGGCGTGATTTGCCTGACCGATACGCCAGATAATAACCGTGGATTCTGGCTATTGCCGTCCTGGCAGAAACAGGGGCTGATGGCGGAAGCCAGCGTGGCAGTAACCGATTTTTGGTTCAATACGTTGAAACGTGAGGTACTGCGCTCTCCAAAAGCTAGCCCAAACAAGGCATCCAGGCGTATTTCTGAAGCCAGCGGCATGCGACTTGTGCGCATTGAAAAGAAAGCCTACGTCGGTGGAGAATTTGATTCTGAGTTGTGGGAAATCAGTCGTGACGAATGGAATACTCTGCACAGTAAAAAATAATAAAAATATTACCGAATAGA contains the following coding sequences:
- a CDS encoding GNAT family N-acetyltransferase, which translates into the protein MQPAIIPVLETSRLTLLPLTPEDASVIQRVFPHWEIVKYLANTVPWPFPDHGAHNYVNNVALAAVAQGTGWFWTLRRKEDPSELIGVICLTDTPDNNRGFWLLPSWQKQGLMAEASVAVTDFWFNTLKREVLRSPKASPNKASRRISEASGMRLVRIEKKAYVGGEFDSELWEISRDEWNTLHSKK